CTCGCGCTCTGCGGCATTCTGACAGTGGGGAGCGCGGCACCGCCGTCGCCGAACGCAATTGCTCCCAGCGCAGCGCAGACAGCGCCATCCGATCTCGATGCAAGGGCCGAGGCGATCCTCGCGGGCATGTCGCTCGATCAGAAGATCGCGCAAGTCATCATGCCCGACACCGCCAGCTTCAGCGCCGCCGACATGGCGCAGTATCGCTTCGGCAGCTATCTGAGCGGTGGCAATTCGGGGCCGGGCGGAGACGAGCGCGCGCCGCCCGCACGCTGGCTCGCGCTGGCCGACGCCAATTGGGACGCGGCGATGGCAGCGCGCGCCGACGGTCGCACCCCGATCCCGACGCTGTGGGCGGTCGATGCGCTGCACGGCCACAACAACATCGTCGGCGCAACGCTGTTCCCGCATAACATCGGATTGGGCGCGACGCGCGATCCGGAGTTGGTGCGCGCGATTGGCGCCGCGACCGCCGCCGAAATCGCGGTCACCGGCATCGACTGGACCTTCGCGCCGACGCTCGCGGTGGTGCGCGATCCGCGTTGGGGCCGGACGTACGAAAGCTATGGCGAACGGCCCGATGTCGTCGCGTCGATGGCGGGGGCGATGGTCGAAGGGTTGCAAGGCACGCCCGGAACGCCCGGCTTTCTCGGCCCCGATAAGGTGATCGCGACGGCCAAGCATTTCCTGGGCGATGGCGGCACCGGCGGCAAGGACCAGGGCAATACCGTCGCGTCGGAGGCCGATCTGCGCCGCATTCACGCAGCAGGCTATATCCCGGCAATCGCGGCGGACGTGCAAACGGTGATGGCGTCCTTCTCCAGCGTCAACGGCGTGAAGCAGCACGGCGATAAAGCGCATTTGACCGATTTTCTGCGCGGGCCGGTCGGGCCCAAGGGGCTTGGCTTCAACGGGTTGGTCGTCGGCGATTGGAATGGACACGGTCAGGTGCCGGGCTGCTCGGTCGAGAGCTGTGCTGCATCGTTCAACGCCGGGCTCGATATCTTCATGGTGCCCGAAGCGTGGAAAGCGCTGCTCGCATCGACCACGGCGCAGGTGAAGTCGAGCGAGATCAGCATGGCCCGGCTCGATGAGGCGGTGCGGCGGATCCTGCGCGTGAAACTGGCGGCGGGTGTGTTCGAGAAAGGCCGCCCATCGTCGCGCCCGCTGGCGGGGAAGGTTGAGCTGCTGGCCAGCGCCGAGCACCGCACGCTGGCGCGTCGCGCGGTGCGGGAATCGCTTGTTCTGCTGAAAAACAACGGCAATCTGCTGCCGCTCAAGCCAGCGCAGCGCGTGCTGGTGGCGGGCGATGGCGCAGATAACATTGCGATGCAGGCGGGCGGCTGGACGATCAGCTGGCAGGGCGGTGGCGATCTGACCAGGTCCGATTTCCCGCGCGCGCAGTCGATCTATGACGGCATCGCGGAAACAGTTCGTGCGGCAGGAGGAACTGCGATGCTGTCGAGCGACGGCAGCTTCACCGCCAAGCCCGACGTTGCGATCGTGGTGTTCGGCGAGAAACCCTATGCTGAGTTCATGGGCGACGTGGATACGCTCGAATTCCACGACGATTACAAAAGCTACAAGACGATGCAGCGGTTACGCGCGGCGGGCGTGCCGGTGGTGGCCGTCTTCCTTTCCGGGCGCCCGATGTGGGTCAATCCTGAGATCAATGCCGCCGATGCCTTTGTCGCGGCGTTCCTGCCGGGGGGCGAGGGCGGTGGCATCGCCGACATGCTGTTCGCCAAGCCCGATGGCGGGGTCGCGCACGATTTCCGGGGCACATTATCCTTCACTTGGCCGAACGGACCGATGCCGCCAAAGCTCGACACGCCGCGCGACCCGGGCACGCTGTTCCCGTTCGGCTATGGCTTGCGCTTTGCCGACCACACTTTGGTGGGGCCGCTTCGCGAAACCGCACCTGCCGGTCAAATTATCAGCTCACGGATCGCCGTGCTTGGCCGGACCGGGTTGCCCGCCGGATGGAACATGTCGCTGGCCGACGCGGGCGCGCCGCCGGTTCCGATCAGCAGCAATGCCGGGCAAAGCCCATCGGGCGCGCTGGTGCTGCGCGGGCTCGATCGTGACCGGCAGGAGGATGCCAGGCTGGCGATTTGGCGCGGCGGGACGATGGCGCGGGTCGCGGTCAGTGCTCCCCGCTTGCTCGACATGTCAGGGCCGGGGCAAGCGCTGGTGATCGATCTGCGCGTCGTTGCCAAGCCGACGGGCAAGGTGACGATTGGCGTGAAGCCAGTTGCGGCTGGTGGCAAGGCCTCCGATGCGCTGCTGGTCGATGCTACTGCGCTGCTATCCGGCGGCGTCGGCACGTGGCGGACGGTCTCGATCCCGTTGCGGTGCCTCGGATCGCGCACCGCGTTGCGCGCGGTCGACACGCCGTTCGTGATCGAGACGGCGGGTCGCCTTTCACTGGCGATGTCAGACATTCGCATCGCGCCGACGACGGGCAGGACGGTGCAATGCCCGAGGAAAGCGCGCTGAACACGCCTTGAGCTGAAAAGCGGATTGCTGGATAAGCTGAGCGATATCGACTGCGCCGACAGGATTTTTTAGAACGCAATGGCCAAACGAGGCGCAATGACGATCGAGGACGTGGCGCTGGCCGCTGGCGTTTCGCGCCAGACCGTCTCGCGCGTGCTCAACAATGGGCCGAGCGTGCGGCCCGTGGTGCGCGAACGCATTCGCGCGGCGATCGAGGAACTGGGCTATGTCCCCAGCCTCGCCGCGCGCCGCATGGGCAGCGGCAAATCCTTCCTGATCCTGGCGATAAACGACCGCGCCCGCACGATCGAGAATTGGAGCGCGGGGCGTGGCAATGACTGGGTCGATCAGATGCTGCACGGCGGGATGCTGACCTGCGAATCGCTCGGCTATCACTTGCTCTTCGAACTGGTCGATACCGATCCGGCCAAAGCAATCAAAGCGCTGGACGGCGCGCTGTCATCGTTGCGCCCTGATGGCGTGATCCTGACCCCGCCGCACAGCGAGAACGCGGCGCTCACGGCCCTGCTGACCAAGCGCGGAATCCCCTTTGGTCGGATGGGATCGTCCTCGCGCCACGACGATGGCATCAATGTGTTCATGAGCGATCACGCCGCCGCTGTGGCGGCGGTCGAGCATTTGGTCGCGCTGGATCACCGCCGCATCGCCTTCATCTCGGGAAGCGCGCAATATGCCGTCTCGGACGCGCGCGAGCGTGGCTATGTCGACGGTCTCGCGGCGGCGGGCCTGTCGGTTGCAGACGGTTATATCCAGCACGGCGATTTTTCGTTTGTATCGGGTGCGCAGGCGATGGAGCGGATCCTCGCACTGCCGGAGCTTCCGACGGCAGTGATCGCCAGCAACGACGAGATGGCCTTTGCGGTGCTGCACGTCGCCGCCGATGCCGGAATCGCAGTGCCGGGCGCGCTGTCGGTGTTCAGCTTCGACGACACGCCGGGGGTGCGGTTCAGCATGCCGCCGCTGACCGCGATCCGTCAGCCGATCTCGGCGCTTGCCGCCGCGCTGTGTACCAAGCTGATCCGCGCGAGCGCGGGCGATACGCTGAACGGCGATTACATCCTGCCGTTCGAGCTGATCGAGCGGCAGAGTACTGCGCGCTGCGCGGCATAGGCCCCGCGCGCGGCGGCGCGTCCAGTGCCTTCGGTCTTTGCTATGTGCTGGCGATGTTCGGTGCCTTTGCGGCGTTCGTGCCGCTGTTCGCGCTGACCCTGCCGCAGAAGATCGCGACGGTCCCCGGCCTAGGCGGCCGCCGCGCGGTGGAGGCGCTCAGCTGGATCTTGGTGGCGGGCAGTGTCGCGGCGGGCGGGGGCAACATCGTGGCGGGCGCGATCAGCGACGCTCTCTTTCGCCGGACCCGAAGCCGCCGGCGCATGATCGCGGCCGGGGTGGTCGCGGTGGTAGCGGGGCTCGCCACAGTGGCGGTGGCGCGCTCGTTCGCGGAACTCGTGCTGGCGATCGTGGCGTTCCAGCTCGCGCTCAACGTGTTGCTGTCGCCGCTGGTTGCGCTGATGGTCGACTATGTCCCGGATGAGCGAAAGGGGCGGATGGCGGGGTGGCTCGGTCTGGCGCTGCCGTTCGGATCGGTGATGGTGACGCTGTTGGCCATGTTCGCCCCGGTGAGCGCAGGCAGCAACCCGATCGTGTCGCTCTTTATCACCATGCTCGTTGTGCTCGTGCTGACCGCACCGCTGGTCGTTCTCTGGCCGGTGCCTGCGCTGGTCTCAATCGAGCTGGACCCACCAGATGCTATCGCTGTTTCCGGTCAACGGGAGCGCCGCGCGCTCATCGCGGATTTCATGCTGGTGTGGACCGCGCGGCTGTTGGTGCAGTTCGCGGCGGCGGCAATCCTGCCCTATCTCTATTTCTACGTGGCCAATGTCCTGCGGCCCCCCGGAGGTGCCGCGGCGATCGGTCCGGCAGTCGGCGCATTGGCCTTTGCCTTCGCGGTGATGTCGATGGCAGGCGCGATCGGAATCGGATGGATATCGGATCGACTTGGGCACCGCCGCGCGCCGTTGGCCATGGCGGCAATGCTGGTTGCGATCTGCATGGCGACCCTATCGATCGCGCCGGTCTGGCCGCTGACCGTCATGGCCTATGGCTGCTTCGCCGCAGGTCTGGCCGGTTTTCTGGCGATCGACAGCGCGCTGGTGGCGCAGCTTGTCGCCGCCAATCCGCGTCGCGCGACGTTGCTTGGCGTGATGAACCTAACCAACACGCTGCCGTCGATCCTCGCACCGGCGATGGCCTTGGCGGTGATCGGCGCGCAGGGGGAAACGATACGAATGGTCCTCGTGCTGCAAGCAGCGGCGGTCGGCGCAGTCGTTGCCGCGCTGTGCGCCAGTCGAATCCGCACGCTGCGCTAACGCCGCAACCGCGCGATCACGCCACCGCCGACATCGGCCCCGCGATCATGGCCATCACGGCGCTGCCCTCGATCGGACGGCTGAACAGATAACCCTGGATGCTGCTGCAGCCCTGACCACGTAGCTCGGCGAGCTGCTCGGAATCTTCGACGCCTTCGGCGGTCGTCTCCATGTGCAGCGCATTCGCCAGATCGACGATCGCGCGAACGATCGCGGCCGAACTGTCGTCATGCGCCACCGAATCGACAAAGCTCTTGTCGATCTTGATCTTGTCGAAAGGGAAGCTGCGCAGATAGCTGAGCGAGGAGTAGCCGGTTCCGAAATCGTCCAGCGCCACCCGCACGCCCATCGCTCGCAATTGGTGCAGCAAGGTGAGAACGCTGGACTCGCCTTCCAAGAAAACGGACTCGGTGATTTCGACCTCGAGCCGGTTTGGTGCCAGGCCGCTGCGCGACAGCGCCTGGAAAATGACGTTCTGAAACCCAGAATTGCGGAATTGCAGCGGCGAGACATTGACGGCGATGCGGACGTGATCGGGCCACGCAGTCGCCTGTCGGCACGCCTCCTGCATTACCCAATCGCCGATCGCGATGATCAGGCCGGTGTCTTCTGCTACCGAGATGAAGTCGAT
Above is a genomic segment from Sphingomonas sp. HMP6 containing:
- a CDS encoding LacI family DNA-binding transcriptional regulator, producing the protein MTIEDVALAAGVSRQTVSRVLNNGPSVRPVVRERIRAAIEELGYVPSLAARRMGSGKSFLILAINDRARTIENWSAGRGNDWVDQMLHGGMLTCESLGYHLLFELVDTDPAKAIKALDGALSSLRPDGVILTPPHSENAALTALLTKRGIPFGRMGSSSRHDDGINVFMSDHAAAVAAVEHLVALDHRRIAFISGSAQYAVSDARERGYVDGLAAAGLSVADGYIQHGDFSFVSGAQAMERILALPELPTAVIASNDEMAFAVLHVAADAGIAVPGALSVFSFDDTPGVRFSMPPLTAIRQPISALAAALCTKLIRASAGDTLNGDYILPFELIERQSTARCAA
- a CDS encoding MFS transporter, which produces MLAMFGAFAAFVPLFALTLPQKIATVPGLGGRRAVEALSWILVAGSVAAGGGNIVAGAISDALFRRTRSRRRMIAAGVVAVVAGLATVAVARSFAELVLAIVAFQLALNVLLSPLVALMVDYVPDERKGRMAGWLGLALPFGSVMVTLLAMFAPVSAGSNPIVSLFITMLVVLVLTAPLVVLWPVPALVSIELDPPDAIAVSGQRERRALIADFMLVWTARLLVQFAAAAILPYLYFYVANVLRPPGGAAAIGPAVGALAFAFAVMSMAGAIGIGWISDRLGHRRAPLAMAAMLVAICMATLSIAPVWPLTVMAYGCFAAGLAGFLAIDSALVAQLVAANPRRATLLGVMNLTNTLPSILAPAMALAVIGAQGETIRMVLVLQAAAVGAVVAALCASRIRTLR
- a CDS encoding glycoside hydrolase family 3 protein, with translation MRKATLVRRLPLLALCGILTVGSAAPPSPNAIAPSAAQTAPSDLDARAEAILAGMSLDQKIAQVIMPDTASFSAADMAQYRFGSYLSGGNSGPGGDERAPPARWLALADANWDAAMAARADGRTPIPTLWAVDALHGHNNIVGATLFPHNIGLGATRDPELVRAIGAATAAEIAVTGIDWTFAPTLAVVRDPRWGRTYESYGERPDVVASMAGAMVEGLQGTPGTPGFLGPDKVIATAKHFLGDGGTGGKDQGNTVASEADLRRIHAAGYIPAIAADVQTVMASFSSVNGVKQHGDKAHLTDFLRGPVGPKGLGFNGLVVGDWNGHGQVPGCSVESCAASFNAGLDIFMVPEAWKALLASTTAQVKSSEISMARLDEAVRRILRVKLAAGVFEKGRPSSRPLAGKVELLASAEHRTLARRAVRESLVLLKNNGNLLPLKPAQRVLVAGDGADNIAMQAGGWTISWQGGGDLTRSDFPRAQSIYDGIAETVRAAGGTAMLSSDGSFTAKPDVAIVVFGEKPYAEFMGDVDTLEFHDDYKSYKTMQRLRAAGVPVVAVFLSGRPMWVNPEINAADAFVAAFLPGGEGGGIADMLFAKPDGGVAHDFRGTLSFTWPNGPMPPKLDTPRDPGTLFPFGYGLRFADHTLVGPLRETAPAGQIISSRIAVLGRTGLPAGWNMSLADAGAPPVPISSNAGQSPSGALVLRGLDRDRQEDARLAIWRGGTMARVAVSAPRLLDMSGPGQALVIDLRVVAKPTGKVTIGVKPVAAGGKASDALLVDATALLSGGVGTWRTVSIPLRCLGSRTALRAVDTPFVIETAGRLSLAMSDIRIAPTTGRTVQCPRKAR